Part of the Coturnix japonica isolate 7356 chromosome 20, Coturnix japonica 2.1, whole genome shotgun sequence genome is shown below.
TCTGCCCCAGCCCTATGGCTGCTTTGGTGTGGGCAGGCAGGCAGTTACAGGCTTTTTCCTGAGCTCCCAGATGTATCAGGAGTAACTGGCTGTGATTTATGCTCTGAGCAtcaaaggagagaaagggaagcaaACTGTGTTTAATGGTGAACTTGAAGTGGTGTGGAAGTATGATGGGTGTAGGCTGTTCCGTAGAACCTGGGCCTCAGcctgaagcactgcagctgaTAAAGTCTCAGAGTTGTTTGACATTCCAATCTTATTTAGTCAGCAGTCTTCATGTGCCACGAAGTGGTATCTTAATTGGTGCTTACGTGGAATCTTGTAGTTCTGTGTTCCTTGCCTGCAGATACAAGGGACCAAGGGCAAAGAGGAAGGGTCTGCTGGTAGTAGCATTTTTGGTGTAGCAATAGCAGTTATAATTTTAGCAAATAGTCTGTTAAACACTGTGAGTGAAGAGAGGCCAGTAGATCCAGGGAGAGGGTGCATTTGAGAATGATTGAAATTACATGGCTTAGATGTATTAATCTTTGTATGCCAGCAATTGCAAAGATTAACAAGCTCTTCTCTAGAAGATGGTCAGACACAGATTGCAGTGTTTATAGTGAAAAACTGCCCATGTGGTACCTTGTTAACCACTGTTCATTGTTATTGGCCTTAGATATAGTTAGGTTGGGTAGATCTCATAGCTGTAAACATCTGATTTAGAACTAGATAAGCAAATATATCTGTGAAACAAGTAGATGGTGCAGATGTATCagtaaaaaaatgaatatatgaTTCTGCATATCTAACTGTATGTCTCTCTTCATTCAAGTTGCAGGAGTAATTACAGCAGACTTTCTATCAGGATTATTTCACTGGGGAGCAGATACCTGGGGATCTGTGGAGTTGCCCATTGTTGGAAAGGTTTGAGATTTCAGATTCTTATCCTTAAACTtgggagagagggggaaaaaaaagaaaaagaaatcctattCTGAAACACTTCCAGTATTCTCAGCTGTATGGACAGGTACCTTCCTTGCAGCTTGCAGTTCTAACCAACTCTGTTGCTTTGTACTCCCCCCTGTTGAGAGCACGGCGTATTGCTGGTAGGGTGCTCCAAGCACCATGTTTACCTGTAGTCCCAGTGACAGGTATGAAGTGACACTGTTACAGTTTATCAGCCCGACTGCCTTTGCACAGGGTTCTGCAGTGCCGGTGTTCACAAGCCTTCCCAAGTGGCAGCGAAATAGTTTGTGGCGCACAAGTGTAGAAACCTGACTAGACTTGTATAGAGTTTCAAAAGGTGGAAGTACAGAATTTCTCTGTCCTGCTTCACCAAGAGTCCTATTCCTGCAGCTGAACTCTTCAGCACACAAATGATGTgttggaggaaaataaatatcccTGTTTTACTGTCCCTCTCCTACTTACTATGTTTGTGCTCTCTCTTCTCTGAGACTGTATTCAGATGTCAtttctggtttttctttttttttctttccatgataAATCTTGGGACACGTTTTCTCAACTTGTTTCCTCAGGCTTTCATCAGACCCTTTAGAGAACATCATATTGATCCAACAGCAATTACCAGGCATGATTTCATAGAGACCAACGGAGACAACTGCTTCATGACATTGGTCCCATTGGCAAACATGGCATacaaatttgtttccttttccccaggTAAGCTGATAGCCATGACTTACGTGGATTTGGCATTTTTGTTTATGAGGACAGAATAGATCAATGAATGTGAGATTATAAGTAATTGCTGTTGGAAACACGGTCCTCCCTAGAGGAGGAGTGGAGggaaactgtttttcttgaaggggaagtaaatgttttctctaGCCCAACAACAAATATCCGAGGAGTATTCTAAGGGAGTATTTGAAGTAAACTTCTCCTACAAGAGGAAATCAAGCTACACAAGAAAACTCTTTGCTCTTAACTGAATAAAAATGCTTCACCTGTGTGTAGAAGTACTTTAATTGCACACTAGATGAGCAAGAATTAAAgattattaatttaattatataGATTAAGAGAACAGGGTTTAACTTCCTGTTTACTGCAACTTGGCAGATGCTGACACATCCCAGCCTTTCGTGTGACATATGGAAGCCATTTATGGCTCATTGGCTCTTATGAAACTTGCTGAAACAACTTTTTTGAGGCCCTTGTTATTTCCTGCAGTTCCAGTCAGGTCTGGCTGTGCAAGAGCACACTTTCCTAGTAGAGATTTACCTTCTTATGGAAAACTATTTAACGATACAAatcttgttttgcagaagcATTGTACGAAACATGTCCTTGGGAGTGCTATGTCTTTGCCCTTATCATCTTCATAACCATGACGAACCAGATTCACAAGTGGTCTCACACATATTTTGGTCTTCCACGCTGGGTCATCTTTCTCCAGGACTGGCATGTTATCCTGCCTCGGAAGCATCACAGGATTCACCATGTGTCTCCACACGAGACATACTTCTGCATTACAACTGGTACTGTCATGTGGTTCATACTGCAAAgtgttgggttggttggttggtttttttgtgttgttttttttttgtggtctCATATAACTCCCATGGCAAGATGTAATTTAGTGTCAGTCTATTAAATACGGAAAAAGGCATGTTGAAGCTGACTGGGCTGTAAGTTTTGGCAAGAGCTCCTGCAGCCATAATCtgacattagaaaaaaatgagtaagATTCGTGATTGTATGAAAGGTAACTTTCAGTGACGTAGGCAGTCTTACTGAGATCTAATTGCCCAGTATCTTGGGAACCTCATCCTAGCAATGCATTTTGCTCACTGAAGTGCTAAAGCTGCTGATACTTCTTGCTCAAAGAGCATTGTTTCATCTGCCAGTACAACTTGCCTTGAATTTTCATTCCTAAAACAAAGCTTCTGGATTTTCatcatttattctttctcatttgaGGCAGAGGAGAGGACAGGCTTGGAGGAAACTGTCTGTAGGTTCCTGTGTCTGTGTTCAGTGTTATGCCTCCTGTAGAGATTGGAATACTTGCTCACCAGTGTTGCACAGTCCTGAACAAGCTATCAAGTTTAACAGATGACTGGAAATAAGCCACTGTTCTTAATTCTGTTGTTGACTTTGATAAGCAGTTTCTGTCAGTTTTGAAATCTGTCAGGAAACAAATTTAGTTCTCATGACCAGAATTACAATTTCTAAGAAACTCGACTGCACAGATGATCATAAAAATCTTGGCACCCCATGGGTATTTTCAGTCCCACTATGTCCTGAAATGATACGGTAGCAACACTGAAAGCTGGAGCTGGACTGTACAGTGTTCTTGAGCCAGTTACTTCTATgttcttatttaaaatttaaaaaaaataagtcttttaTATAAGTGTTCATACCATATTGCTCCCATGTGAGGCGGTGTAATAGATtgtatatttgctttttatttttttttcctctggtggAGCAGTGTTTCTGTAGCcctaattgtttttcttctaggtCATGAATGATGGAAAGGGCAGAAATAAGCAATCTATGTGTGCTATTTGGGTGCTATGATAAACGTTTATCTTTCCTTCCATTTAGGTTGGCTGAACTATCCATTGGAGAAGATTGGGTTCTGGAGGTGTTTGGAAAACATGATCCAAGGACTTACTGGGGAGAAGCCAAGAGCAGACGACATGAAATGGGCTCAGAAAATCAAATAACTTTTGCCAGCCGTCTGCAGTCCTTACCATTgttgccaatttttttttttaaagaagccaTCAGCCAAATTCAAGACCTGCAAAGAAATAACAGACTCTAAAGCACAAACTAAGAAGTGCTAACAGACTGTAATTTAAAGAACTAATTCCTAAAACAATACTTGAAGATGATTACTCTTACTGAGCACCTTTTGTTTAGCCATGTCGCTTACATCTTAGAAAGTACTTCATCACTGTATTTCGTAAAGCTGTCAGGCAAGCCAGAAGGCAGGACAGTTAATTCATTGGTACGTGGTGGCTTTGTAAACGTGTTGTATCAACATTATTTAACACTTCAAAAATAGCTTGTTGCCAGAGACCTCTGGGGGAATGGTGACAGCGGTTTGTCACTTCATGTTTGAGTCCAAATAATACTGCATGAAAACTGTATCAGTACTGGAAGCCTATAAATCATCACTGTTCAATGCACTCTTTGTTTGGTAAACTTGCAGCTCCATCTTTGCTATCATGTTAAATCTAAAGGATGTAATGTGGAACAGAACTTTGAGAATCCCACTCCACTGGTGGGTCATGAATCCTTAAGTGTCTTCAGTTTCCCTTAACATAAAATTGATCTACTCTATGTGGAATTGGGCAAACCATTTTTGTATAAGCCTTCAGTTGTACCTTAACAGCCACCTGAGGAGAGGGAAGGCACAGCACATGCTTGCATTTGTTTGTATGGAGTGGTCACTAATGGGCATTCTATTGAGCATTTCCTACCCTGACAATAAATGTTTGAAGTAGTTATAGCATTGGGCACATTGCACATAGCTGTATTCAAGAGCTCAAGGTATCAAACTTATAATGTTAGAAGGGAAACGTCAATGACTGAtgttttgttcatatttttttttaaggtgctTGCTTGTTTCTGTAAATAATATAAGGCCTTAATCTCTTCTGGTGTAACtgaataatattttaatgtgaTGTTTGaatgtatataatatatttataacaGAGCAATTGGATAATACTAATCACATTTGCTATGACTTGTTGCTGTTCTTCATTCATACGTTCTCAGTGTTTAGTCCAGACTTGATCACTTAGTTGCAAAATACAGTTCCAGACACCTGGGTATTTTGCAGCCTGTTAAGCCTTGTTTACGTTGAAGTGGTTGCTTGTTCTTCAGCTTTGTTAGGAGCTCAACACTGCATTAGACCAGACTTCAGCACCTTTCCAGAAGTGCAATTAACTTCAATGGCTTTGGATGCTAAGGATAagattggggaaaaaaaattcccttAGCACAATATTAAGTGTTTACATCCAGCGGGCACTGAAATGAGTAAGTGTGGTTTGCTTCTTGTTTAATTCTCTTCTAAATGAAATCTTACTGAAGGTTCTCTTCACTAGTTGTAAACTGTATTGAGTTCATAGTGTACTTTCCTGAAGTACATGGTAAGGGGCTTTTAAGACATAGGTTATGGATGACCTTGATCTTGCTGTGTACGCTTTGAAGTACCAATTTTCAATGATGGACAACACTTTAAAGGATTGGGACTTGCCATCTCTCCTTCAGTAAGAACTGATGAATGCTGAAGTCTGAGCTGGCTTCTACAAATAAAGTCACAGTTGGTACTATAGGTACCAAGTGTTTAATAAAGTATTCAGACCCTTAAGGACAACATTTTACTATTGTTAAATTGTCTTCTCCAATTGTCATAGTCAATGCTGGGATCTCTGTGGTTTTGGCAGTATAGAATACTTTGGTAAGCATTTAGTTGAAACTGAGGAAGAGGGAGGAGTACTCCTTTTATACTGCTATTGAAGAAAATAACTATGATTTTGTGTTGCCCTTGTTGAAAAGGGCAGCTCTCACCCAAGGTCTCCAGCACTAGCCTCGGTGAAGGCCATGCATAGGAacatgcagtgctgggggctgcagccagagacTGCCAGCTTGGTTAGGGGAGGTTGTTACAGGCCGTCAAGCTCTTTGTTAATTaatgctgcttctctcccaTCCAGGTATTTATAAAGCTTGATTCTGTTGGGTCAGAGTAGTTCCTAAAACAGGTAGCGATAAAACTAGTTCTAATTTCCATGTACTGACTGTTGTATATCACAACCTTAGAGGTGAATATAGATTTTTGTGGGAAGAATGGTAGGTTCCTCTACTGGGCATGATGTGTCGTTTGTTACTTTGAATCAGTTAAGTTAGTTAACATTCTCAAGTTGTGGctaaaacttattttaaatttctttggTGTAACAGGTGTGACAGAAGTTGAACTACAGCGTGATGGATGCTGCTGTGGTGGGGATGCAAACAATCGTGTGTCCAGAACAAAGAACgcttctccctctgctccccttccAGTGTGCAAGTTCCCTGCAGTTCTAGAAGCGTAGAGTACAAAGCTGTGAGTACAAAGAGCAGTAACAGTTACCTCTTCCATCTTGACAAAAACCTAAATTCATGTCTCCTTCTGCTCTGAGGCTCCAGTAATTCATATTCTAACAGCTTTGTAGtcctcagttttctctctctcctgtcctactcccttcccttctgctcagcTCCCTGGAGTTGAGTCAAGCAGAATCCCTAGCAGTGTTAATGAATGCTGGCTTGGTTCTGGTCTTTCTGCTGGATTCCAGAACTCCTTCATCTTCTTAAAGCAGTGGGTGCTTCTGTCAAATCCACATAGCGattctgaagcaaaaagctACGTGGATCCTTTTCAACAGATGTAAATCTGGCTTAAGATGAATTTGCCTTAAGTTGATTAGGAACAGATTAGAGCTAAAACAGAACCAGCCCCTCTTAAGCTCCAGCGTGGGCCTGGGCTTCATTGTGACTGACACTTGCTGAGGCCACTTAGTTTCCCCCTGTCACTTCTCTAAAAGATGCGGGTGACCCTCTGCTCCCTGGGGCTCCCAGAACGGCAGCAGGAGGTGCAGaacagcctccagcagcagcagcaaaacgCTGCCTTGATCCCGCCTGGAGCAGTTCTAAAATAGGAGGTTTGGGCTGTCCTGAGGTGCCCATACCTGTTATCCCCTCCCAAACCTGGTGCAGAGGGGAAGGGGGCTGCAACAGTGGGGTTGCACTGAGCACCCACCTTGCCCCAGAACTGCAGCAGTTCCAACGGGAGCTCCTGGCATCTGCACCCCCAGCTCCAGGTCAGCTTTGCCGAGCAGTTGTGCCACCCAGCTTCTGCCCTGCTCGTTTCCCGTGCTGCTCTCGGCTGCCTCTGAAATGCAGCGTTAGGCTTCAGCTGTAGTCTGACCAGCAGCAAGACTGgcattgctgtttttaaagcagcatcAGTGAATAGCTGGTAGAAATGGTGCTGTAGCTGTGCGCTGTGGGGTTGATACAGCAGGATGAGGGTTTGAATGGCAGTCATGAGCCTCTAAATCTTCTAATAATTTCTGTGAGATGTCCATGCGATGTCTCAGGACAATATCTGGGGATATGTAGTGCAAgacaaagcagaatttattaattcatttcctcccaggtttctttgtttgttttttactgtacTGGCTAGACAGaggcaaagcaaaatgctgccGCTGAAGCACAGCCCTCTAGGTCCATCTGCTGTCAGGTCCCATCTGGCAGCGCCTGTTTTCGATTCCATTTCTGCATAGTCCCAACCTTCAGGAGCAAAGCGGGGACACCCGTGTGTGCTGTGTCTTTCCTGCTGCAGACGGGCGGGCATTGcgtgctgctggctgcttccTTCGGCTGCGCTCACTGTGGGTCTgcacagaacacacagcacGGATTGCTGCCAGTGCTTCACGGCAACGAGAGAATggcagcaaaggaaaggaaatgttgCACCACTCTGGTACTTTCCTTAGCTGAAGACGTTTGGGAAGCAAATACATAAACAACACCAGATTATTACCAAGTGACTGGGTAATTTAAGAGCATTAGGAGTTAAATGCTGCCTGCGTTCCGACCATAATGAACGTGGTTTGGCCATTATTAATTGCACTGGAGTTTTATAGGACGTTAAATGTTTGAAAGCATGCCCGTGTTTCAGGCTTCCCTGGAGGATCCAGGGCTCTGCTGTCCCGGACACGAGCCGGCTGCCGCCCTCGGGGGGCACGAACAGCTCGAGCCCCCCCAGCCCAACAGAGAACGCCGCTAACCTCGATTGTGCCCGCCCGCGCGGCGAAGTTCGGGCGACTTCCGGCGTGCACCACAGAGCTCTCCTCTTTCTCGCCTCGTCTTTAGcgcgcccgcccgccccgcgaGGCCTCACTTCCCGCGTTGCGCTGACGCGGCGTTGGGGGGCGGGTCCGGCGGCAGCGGCGCAAGATGGCGGCCACCACGGGTGCGGGTgagcgggcggcggggccgggctgggccGGGGGCGCTGGGAGGGGCCGCCCCTCTCCGCGGGGcagcgggcggcggggccgggccgggaggCGGCGACAGAGCGGCCAGGGCTGCGGAGAAGGGAACGGAGCgagggggcggcggcggggacTGGGC
Proteins encoded:
- the LOC107323104 gene encoding transmembrane protein 189-like isoform X2, with the protein product MRFRSVQLPPPAGSEQERPGPEPLGRAMERSRPEREEAAGPDGEASEEPESGGRRWGAQHAGARELAELYSPVAGVITADFLSGLFHWGADTWGSVELPIVGKAFIRPFREHHIDPTAITRHDFIETNGDNCFMTLVPLANMAYKFVSFSPEALYETCPWECYVFALIIFITMTNQIHKWSHTYFGLPRWVIFLQDWHVILPRKHHRIHHVSPHETYFCITTGWLNYPLEKIGFWRCLENMIQGLTGEKPRADDMKWAQKIK
- the LOC107323104 gene encoding transmembrane protein 189-like isoform X1; amino-acid sequence: MRFRSVQLPPPAGSEQERPGPEPLGRAMERSRPEREEAAGPDGEASEEPESGGRRWGAQHAGARELAELYSPGKRLQEWISVILCFSLICFNFYNLLFYLRLEHTPSIIVGIFAGVITADFLSGLFHWGADTWGSVELPIVGKAFIRPFREHHIDPTAITRHDFIETNGDNCFMTLVPLANMAYKFVSFSPEALYETCPWECYVFALIIFITMTNQIHKWSHTYFGLPRWVIFLQDWHVILPRKHHRIHHVSPHETYFCITTGWLNYPLEKIGFWRCLENMIQGLTGEKPRADDMKWAQKIK